Proteins from one Parvibaculum lavamentivorans DS-1 genomic window:
- a CDS encoding peptidoglycan DD-metalloendopeptidase family protein, with the protein MHQRSGWADKFRNFLRHMYVERQIYIRSHGHVQFISLSPLTQTVFATIAFVFLSWIAFSSVNVVFKEQIIAAKDRRYVKMQSAYEERMAQLQSAYDELNGQLVITEERFLATTRQLEDKHKQLSALMSQRQTAGSQLDTMRRRYAATLRGQGNAESSSNTVLMRVDEASEGADIVPTSERPQKAAELDRFFIEATDDGAVFDIAGLAGAESNQNGTVSQIDTRLSRLDTAQQGLINNVEEITDRRVRELKSIIAMTKVIDPDDLLKRGSKARDDAQGGPFISLADADALAGGDDETAFQRQLFRVSQNLKKMADLEDSIARMPLAEPLVSYRKTSSYGARRDPFNGRMAFHSGEDMAASYGALIFAPGAGTVSYAGWKGGYGRVIEIDHGNGFRTRYGHLGKIDVKAGQKIAFREVIGKVGSSGRSSGPHLHYEVWFDGIVRNPSKFIEAGHYVFAKQG; encoded by the coding sequence ATGCACCAACGGTCGGGCTGGGCCGATAAATTCCGCAATTTTTTGCGTCACATGTATGTGGAGCGGCAGATTTATATCCGCAGCCACGGGCATGTGCAGTTCATATCGCTGTCGCCGCTGACGCAGACCGTGTTCGCGACGATTGCTTTCGTGTTCCTGAGCTGGATCGCGTTTTCCTCGGTCAACGTGGTCTTCAAGGAACAGATCATCGCCGCGAAAGACCGGCGCTACGTGAAGATGCAGTCCGCTTATGAAGAGCGGATGGCGCAATTGCAGTCGGCTTACGACGAACTCAACGGGCAGCTGGTCATTACGGAGGAGCGCTTCCTCGCCACGACGCGCCAGCTCGAGGACAAGCACAAGCAGCTTTCGGCGCTGATGAGCCAGCGCCAGACCGCCGGATCGCAGCTCGACACGATGCGCCGCCGCTACGCCGCCACGCTGCGCGGCCAGGGCAACGCCGAAAGCAGCAGCAATACCGTGCTTATGCGCGTCGACGAGGCGTCGGAAGGCGCCGATATCGTGCCGACGAGCGAGCGGCCGCAAAAGGCGGCGGAGCTCGACCGCTTCTTCATCGAGGCGACGGATGACGGCGCGGTGTTCGATATTGCGGGGCTGGCGGGCGCCGAGAGCAACCAAAACGGTACGGTTTCCCAGATAGATACGCGGCTTTCCCGCCTCGACACTGCGCAGCAGGGCCTCATCAACAATGTCGAGGAGATCACGGACCGACGGGTGCGGGAGCTCAAATCGATCATCGCGATGACCAAGGTGATCGACCCGGACGACCTGCTGAAGCGCGGCAGCAAGGCCCGGGACGACGCCCAGGGCGGCCCCTTCATCAGCCTTGCAGACGCCGACGCGCTGGCCGGCGGCGACGATGAAACGGCCTTTCAACGGCAGCTCTTCAGAGTAAGCCAGAACCTGAAGAAAATGGCCGATCTTGAGGATTCCATTGCCAGAATGCCGCTCGCGGAGCCGCTTGTTTCCTACCGGAAAACCAGCAGCTATGGCGCCCGGCGCGACCCCTTCAACGGCCGCATGGCCTTTCATTCCGGCGAGGACATGGCGGCCAGCTATGGTGCCCTGATCTTCGCGCCGGGAGCCGGCACGGTAAGCTATGCGGGCTGGAAGGGCGGCTATGGCAGGGTCATCGAAATCGACCATGGGAACGGCTTCCGGACGCGCTACGGGCATCTCGGCAAGATCGACGTCAAGGCTGGCCAGAAAATTGCATTCCGTGAAGTCATCGGCAAAGTAGGGTCTTCTGGCCGCAGCAGCGGGCCCCATCTTCACTATGAGGTCTGGTTCGACGGTATCGTCCGCAACCCCTCCAAGTTCATTGAGGCAGGGCATTATGTTTTCGCGAAGCAAGGATAG